A genome region from Schistocerca americana isolate TAMUIC-IGC-003095 chromosome 1, iqSchAmer2.1, whole genome shotgun sequence includes the following:
- the LOC124594769 gene encoding piggyBac transposable element-derived protein 4-like, protein MAKRSRLSDSEIEKLLLESDDNFSDSSESFQDTDVEASESVFDSETSDDETLLQQTVPSEFVRASSVHIQYLFSGNSGTVVPQKQNDVMSCFMCFVGDALCTMIAEQTNLYAEQFIASHPSLAACSRVHSWQNTTRDEVKTLIGMLVLQGILHKPDHKMYFSKRESVDTPFFRKAMSEKQFHLLLKFLHFADNTSYDLLGTISRKLFKIHPIMVHLRGKFRSVYMPERNITVDKSYVWDFIVYTGKDTNYGSHYPNEKITSRIVLELGHNLLGKGHCIYLDIWYTSTDLVDKLTSNNTDVVSTMWQDRKGFPDFVKKEKLKKGEYITGYKGKQMVMKWKYKRDIVMVSTFHDDTFVNVNSKKGIVQKPQAVVGYNKNMGGVDRCNSQLQSYQMARSRLKKYYQKLFRHLLDTACYNAYILYKKHGGEQSRMSILLVLVNS, encoded by the exons ATGGCGAAAAGAAGTCGTTTATCAGATTCGGAGATTGAGAAGCTGCTTTTAGAAAGTGATGATAATTTCAGTGACAGTTCTGAAAGTTTTCAAGATACAGATGTTGAGGCTAGTGAAAGTGTCTTCGATTCAGAAACATCTGACGACGAGACACTACTGCAGCAGACGGTACCTAGTGAATTTGTGCGTGCTAGTTCAGTTCATATTCAATATTTGTTCAGTGGTAATAGTGGTACAGTTGTGCCTCAAAAACAAAATGATGTGATGAgttgttttatgtgttttgtggGTGATGCTTTGTGCACAATGATAGCTGAACAGACGAACTTATATGCAGAACAGTTCATAGCTTCTCATCCCAGTTTAGCAGCATGCTCCAGGGTTCACAGTTGGCAGAATACTACACGCGACGAGGTAAAAACACTTATTGGAATGCTtgtacttcaaggaattcttcaCAAACCAGACCACAAAATGTACTTTTCAAAGAGGGAATCAGTTGACACACCTTTCTTCaggaaagcaatgagtgaaaagcAGTTTCATCTTCTATTGAAATTCCTCCACTTTGCTGACAATACCTCATATGATCtgctaggcactatcagcagaaaactattcaaaattcaccCCATTATGGTGCATCTGCGGGGTAAATTCAGATCAGTGTACATGCCAGAAAGGAACATCACCGTTGACAAATC GTATGTATGGGACTTTATTGTTTACACTGGAAAGGACACTAATTATGGTAGCCACTATCCAAACGAAAAAATAACCTCTCGAATTGTTTTGGAACTTGGACACAATCTACTCGGAAAAGGCCACTGTATTTATCTTGACATCTGGTACACCAGTACAGATTTGGTGGACAAACTAACCAGCAATAACACTGATGTTGTCAGCACAATGTGGCAAGACAGGAAGGGGTTCCCTGACTtcgtaaaaaaggaaaaactgaagaaaggggaGTACATAACAGGGTACAAAGGCAAGCAGATGGTAATGAAATGGAAATACAAAAGAGACATTGTTATGGTCAGCACCTTCCATGATGATACATTTGTAAATGTAAACTCGAAGAAGGGAATCGTTCAAAAGCCACAAGCTGTCGTTGGCTACAACAAGAATATGGGGGGCGTGGATAGGTGCAATTCTCAGTTACAAAGCTACCAAATGGCCAGAAGCAGGCTGAAAAAATACTATCAGAAGCTTTTCCGCCACTTGTTGGACACTGCATGCTACAATGCATACATTCTGTACAAGAAGCATGGTGGTGAACAAAGTAGAATGAGTATCCTGTTAGTCTTGGTGAACAGTTGA